One Brassica napus cultivar Da-Ae chromosome A5, Da-Ae, whole genome shotgun sequence DNA window includes the following coding sequences:
- the LOC106400128 gene encoding uncharacterized protein LOC106400128 isoform X1: protein MVIANQRRLSPHRLFPLLFFLVNSIIKKLQHQIRVPSALRNSEDMAGKRVIAICMSGGEFLTEKGGALTYKGGDAHAIDVDEEMKFKDFLSEIGEMFNCDARTVSLKYFLPDNKKTLISISNDKDLKRMIKFHENSNSADVYLIPEEPSPDISNMPASRSSRTTLSEAVPLEDMIDDIAGPEDLPLSVSAPPVVTMEQQVVNRPEDTQIVITTPPDIMSAILEAPNPKGDILTKARTQQWQNTITGVGQRFKNVSEFREALRKYAIANQFGFRYKKNDSHRVTVKCKAEGCPWRIHASRLSTTQLICIKKMTPSHTCEGAGGVNGLQTSRSWVASIIKEKLKVFPNYKPKDIVSDIKEEYGIQLNYFQAWRGKEIAREQLQGSYKDGYKQLPSFCEKIMETNPGSLATFTTKEDSSFHRVFVSFHASVYGFLEACRPLVFLDSMPLKSKYQGTLLAATSVDGDDEVFPLAFAVVDAETEDNWEWFLLQLRSVLAPDQQVSSQITFVADRQKSLQELIPKVFVNSFHAYCLRYLTDELIRDLKGPFSHEIKRLIVDDFYSAAYAPRPDSFERHVENIKGLSPDAYTWIVHNSQPDHWANAYFPGSRYNHLTSNSGEPFFTWAADANDLPITQMVDVIRGKIMGLIHVRRINAAECNGRLTPSMEVKLEKECLKAQSLHVASSADNNLFQVRGETYELVNISQWDCSCKGWQLTGLPCHHAVAVISCIGRSPYELCSRYFSVESYRVTYSVSINPVPLLEGGEMCCRESSGGSAVTVTPPPTRRPPGRPPKKKTPAEEVMKRQLQCSRCKGLGHNKSTCKEYLLEC from the exons ATGGTGATTGCTAACCAGAGAAGGTTGTCACCGCACAGACTCTTccctcttctcttcttcctcgtgAATTCGATTATTAAAAAACTGCAACATCAGATTAGGGTTCCTTCGGCTCTCCGCAATTCCGAG GACATGGCAGGGAAACGGGTGATAGCAATATGTATGTCCGGTGGAGAGTTTCTGACGGAGAAAGGCGGAGCGTTAACTTACAAAGGCGGCGATGCTCACGCGATAGACGTGGACGAGGAGATGAAGTTCAAAGACTTTCTATCAGAGATTGGAGAGATGTTTAACTGCGACGCTAGAACGGTTTCTCTCAAGTACTTCCTCCCTGATAACAAGAAGACTCTCATCTCCATCTCCAACGATAAAGATTTGAAACGGATGATCAAGTTCCACGAGAACTCGAACAGCGCTGATGTCTATCTCATACCTGAAGAGCCTTCTCCAGACATCTCAAACATGCCTGCTAGCAG atCAAGCAGAACTACATTGTCTGAAGCAGTTCCTCTGGAGGATATGATAGATGACATAGCGGGACCAGAAGATCTCCCCCTCTCAGTCTCAGCTCCTCCCGTTGTGACCATGGAGCAGCAAGTAGTGAACCGACCCGAAGACACACAGATAGTCATCACTACTCCACCCGACATAATGTCAGCCATCCTCGAAGCCCCGAATCCGAAAGGAGACATCCTCACAAAGGCGAGAACGCAGCAATGGCAGAACACGATCACAGGCGTCGGGCAGAGGTTCAAAAACGTGAGCGAGTTCCGGGAAGCTCTCCGCAAGTACGCCATCGCGAACCAGTTCGGGTTCCGCTACAAGAAGAACGACAGCCACCGCGTGACGGTCAAATGCAAAGCCGAAGGCTGTCCCTGGAGGATCCACGCCTCCAGGCTGTCAACCACTCAGCTCATCTGCATCAAGAAGATGACTCCCTCGCACACCTGCGAAGGCGCGGGAGGCGTCAACGGCCTCCAGACGAGTAGGAGCTGGGTGGCTAGCATCATCAAGGAGAAGCTGAAAGTGTTTCCTAACTACAAACCGAAAGATATCGTCAGCGACATCAAGGAGGAGTATGGGATCCAGCTGAACTACTTCCAAGCGTGGCGCGGGAAAGAGATCGCGAGAGAGCAGCTTCAGGGATCGTACAAGGACGGTTACAAGCAGCTCCCGTCCTTCTGCGAGAAGATCATGGAGACCAATCCAGGGAGCTTAGCTACGTTCACCACCAAGGAGGATTCGAGTTTTCACCGCGTCTTCGTGTCCTTCCACGCCTCGGTTTACGGTTTCCTCGAGGCGTGTCGACCGTTAGTGTTTCTCGACAGCATGCCGTTGAAGTCGAAGTACCAGGGGACGCTGCTAGCCGCTACTTCGGTCGACGGAGACGACGAAGTGTTTccgctagcgtttgcggttgttGACGCTGAGACGGAGGATAACTGGGAGTGGTTCTTGCTTCAGCTGAGGTCTGTTCTCGCTCCAGACCAACAGGTTTCTAGCCAGATCACGTTCGTTGCGGATAGACAGAAGAGTCTCCAAGAGCTCATCCCAAAGGTGTTTGTAAACTCCTTCCACGCCTACTGCTTAAGGTACTTAACCGACGAGCTCATCAGAGACTTGAAAGGACCGTTCTCCCACGAGATCAAGCGTCTAATCGTCGACGACTTCTACTCGGCGGCCTACGCGCCGAGGCCTGACTCGTTCGAGAGACACGTGGAGAACATCAAAGGCCTCTCACCGGACGCATACACCTGGATCGTGCATAACAGCCAGCCGGATCACTGGGCCAACGCTTACTTCCCCGGCTCTCGTTACAACCACTTGACATCGAACTCGGGCGAACCGTTCTTCACATGGGCGGCCGACGCCAACGACCTCCCGATAACTCAAATGGTGGATGTGATCCGAGGGAAGATAATGGGGTTGATTCATGTAAGAAGGATCAACGCAGCTGAATGTAATGGGAGATTGACTCCTTCGATGGAAGTAAAGCTGGAGAAAGAGTGTTTAAAAGCGCAGAGCCTCCACGTGGCGTCCTCCGCGGATAACAACTTGTTTCAAGTCCGCGGAGAGACGTACGAGCTCGTGAACATTTCGCAGTGGGACTGTAGCTGCAAAGGCTGGCAGTTAACGGGTTTACCGTGTCACCATGCCGTTGCGGTTATCAGCTGTATTGGACGCAGCCCTTACGAGTTGTGTTCTAGATATTTTAGCGTTGAGAGTTACAGGGTGACGTACTCTGTGTCGATTAATCCGGTGCCTTTGTTGGAAGGAGGGGAGATGTGTTGTAGAGAGAGCTCTGGGGGGTCTGCGGTGACGGTGACGCCGCCGCCTACGAGGCGGCCACCGGGGAGGccaccgaagaagaaaacgCCGGCGGAGGAGGTGATGAAGCGGCAGCTGCAGTGTAGTAGGTGCAAGGGACTTGGTCATAACAAGTCGACTTGTAAAGAATATCTTCTTGAATGTTAG
- the LOC106400128 gene encoding uncharacterized protein LOC106400128 isoform X2, translating to MAGKRVIAICMSGGEFLTEKGGALTYKGGDAHAIDVDEEMKFKDFLSEIGEMFNCDARTVSLKYFLPDNKKTLISISNDKDLKRMIKFHENSNSADVYLIPEEPSPDISNMPASRSSRTTLSEAVPLEDMIDDIAGPEDLPLSVSAPPVVTMEQQVVNRPEDTQIVITTPPDIMSAILEAPNPKGDILTKARTQQWQNTITGVGQRFKNVSEFREALRKYAIANQFGFRYKKNDSHRVTVKCKAEGCPWRIHASRLSTTQLICIKKMTPSHTCEGAGGVNGLQTSRSWVASIIKEKLKVFPNYKPKDIVSDIKEEYGIQLNYFQAWRGKEIAREQLQGSYKDGYKQLPSFCEKIMETNPGSLATFTTKEDSSFHRVFVSFHASVYGFLEACRPLVFLDSMPLKSKYQGTLLAATSVDGDDEVFPLAFAVVDAETEDNWEWFLLQLRSVLAPDQQVSSQITFVADRQKSLQELIPKVFVNSFHAYCLRYLTDELIRDLKGPFSHEIKRLIVDDFYSAAYAPRPDSFERHVENIKGLSPDAYTWIVHNSQPDHWANAYFPGSRYNHLTSNSGEPFFTWAADANDLPITQMVDVIRGKIMGLIHVRRINAAECNGRLTPSMEVKLEKECLKAQSLHVASSADNNLFQVRGETYELVNISQWDCSCKGWQLTGLPCHHAVAVISCIGRSPYELCSRYFSVESYRVTYSVSINPVPLLEGGEMCCRESSGGSAVTVTPPPTRRPPGRPPKKKTPAEEVMKRQLQCSRCKGLGHNKSTCKEYLLEC from the exons ATGGCAGGGAAACGGGTGATAGCAATATGTATGTCCGGTGGAGAGTTTCTGACGGAGAAAGGCGGAGCGTTAACTTACAAAGGCGGCGATGCTCACGCGATAGACGTGGACGAGGAGATGAAGTTCAAAGACTTTCTATCAGAGATTGGAGAGATGTTTAACTGCGACGCTAGAACGGTTTCTCTCAAGTACTTCCTCCCTGATAACAAGAAGACTCTCATCTCCATCTCCAACGATAAAGATTTGAAACGGATGATCAAGTTCCACGAGAACTCGAACAGCGCTGATGTCTATCTCATACCTGAAGAGCCTTCTCCAGACATCTCAAACATGCCTGCTAGCAG atCAAGCAGAACTACATTGTCTGAAGCAGTTCCTCTGGAGGATATGATAGATGACATAGCGGGACCAGAAGATCTCCCCCTCTCAGTCTCAGCTCCTCCCGTTGTGACCATGGAGCAGCAAGTAGTGAACCGACCCGAAGACACACAGATAGTCATCACTACTCCACCCGACATAATGTCAGCCATCCTCGAAGCCCCGAATCCGAAAGGAGACATCCTCACAAAGGCGAGAACGCAGCAATGGCAGAACACGATCACAGGCGTCGGGCAGAGGTTCAAAAACGTGAGCGAGTTCCGGGAAGCTCTCCGCAAGTACGCCATCGCGAACCAGTTCGGGTTCCGCTACAAGAAGAACGACAGCCACCGCGTGACGGTCAAATGCAAAGCCGAAGGCTGTCCCTGGAGGATCCACGCCTCCAGGCTGTCAACCACTCAGCTCATCTGCATCAAGAAGATGACTCCCTCGCACACCTGCGAAGGCGCGGGAGGCGTCAACGGCCTCCAGACGAGTAGGAGCTGGGTGGCTAGCATCATCAAGGAGAAGCTGAAAGTGTTTCCTAACTACAAACCGAAAGATATCGTCAGCGACATCAAGGAGGAGTATGGGATCCAGCTGAACTACTTCCAAGCGTGGCGCGGGAAAGAGATCGCGAGAGAGCAGCTTCAGGGATCGTACAAGGACGGTTACAAGCAGCTCCCGTCCTTCTGCGAGAAGATCATGGAGACCAATCCAGGGAGCTTAGCTACGTTCACCACCAAGGAGGATTCGAGTTTTCACCGCGTCTTCGTGTCCTTCCACGCCTCGGTTTACGGTTTCCTCGAGGCGTGTCGACCGTTAGTGTTTCTCGACAGCATGCCGTTGAAGTCGAAGTACCAGGGGACGCTGCTAGCCGCTACTTCGGTCGACGGAGACGACGAAGTGTTTccgctagcgtttgcggttgttGACGCTGAGACGGAGGATAACTGGGAGTGGTTCTTGCTTCAGCTGAGGTCTGTTCTCGCTCCAGACCAACAGGTTTCTAGCCAGATCACGTTCGTTGCGGATAGACAGAAGAGTCTCCAAGAGCTCATCCCAAAGGTGTTTGTAAACTCCTTCCACGCCTACTGCTTAAGGTACTTAACCGACGAGCTCATCAGAGACTTGAAAGGACCGTTCTCCCACGAGATCAAGCGTCTAATCGTCGACGACTTCTACTCGGCGGCCTACGCGCCGAGGCCTGACTCGTTCGAGAGACACGTGGAGAACATCAAAGGCCTCTCACCGGACGCATACACCTGGATCGTGCATAACAGCCAGCCGGATCACTGGGCCAACGCTTACTTCCCCGGCTCTCGTTACAACCACTTGACATCGAACTCGGGCGAACCGTTCTTCACATGGGCGGCCGACGCCAACGACCTCCCGATAACTCAAATGGTGGATGTGATCCGAGGGAAGATAATGGGGTTGATTCATGTAAGAAGGATCAACGCAGCTGAATGTAATGGGAGATTGACTCCTTCGATGGAAGTAAAGCTGGAGAAAGAGTGTTTAAAAGCGCAGAGCCTCCACGTGGCGTCCTCCGCGGATAACAACTTGTTTCAAGTCCGCGGAGAGACGTACGAGCTCGTGAACATTTCGCAGTGGGACTGTAGCTGCAAAGGCTGGCAGTTAACGGGTTTACCGTGTCACCATGCCGTTGCGGTTATCAGCTGTATTGGACGCAGCCCTTACGAGTTGTGTTCTAGATATTTTAGCGTTGAGAGTTACAGGGTGACGTACTCTGTGTCGATTAATCCGGTGCCTTTGTTGGAAGGAGGGGAGATGTGTTGTAGAGAGAGCTCTGGGGGGTCTGCGGTGACGGTGACGCCGCCGCCTACGAGGCGGCCACCGGGGAGGccaccgaagaagaaaacgCCGGCGGAGGAGGTGATGAAGCGGCAGCTGCAGTGTAGTAGGTGCAAGGGACTTGGTCATAACAAGTCGACTTGTAAAGAATATCTTCTTGAATGTTAG
- the LOC106400129 gene encoding shaggy-related protein kinase gamma-like: MPLSSKSTATELKHFYSYKLLLFITPKSKKGRDTEEKRERERERHSSSNHLPSYGSNHIFLILHPISLFSSLSKLSWDCDLIKILKIHKGRIFICFTNSSVPEMATMGVEPSAAVRDSTANAATDVDRLPEEMNHMKIQDDKEMEATIVNGNVTETGHIIVTTIGGRNGQPKQTISYMAERVVGHGSFGVVFQAKCLETGETVAIKKVLQDRRYKNRELQTMRLLDHPNVVSLKHCFFSTTEKDELYLNLVLEYVPETVHRVIKHYNKLNQRMPIVYVKLYTYQIFRSLCYIHRCIGVCHRDIKPQNLLVNPHTHQVKLCDFGSAKVLVKGEPNISYICSRYYRAPELIFGATEYTTAIDVWSAGCVMAELLLGQPLFPGESGVDQLVEIIKVLGTPTREEIKCMNPNYTEFKFPQIKAHPWHKIFHKRMPPEAVDLVSRLLQYSPSLRCGALDALIHPFFDELRDPNARLPNGRFFPPLFNFKPHELKGVPVEMVAKLVPEHARKQCPWLGL, encoded by the exons ATGCCTCTCTCATCAAAAAGCACAGCCACAGAGCTCAAGCATTTTTATTCTTACAAACTATTATTATTCATCAcaccaaaatccaaaaaaggaagagacacagaagagaagagagagagagagagagagagacattcATCATCAAACCATCTTCCTTCCTATGGATCTAATCatatcttcttgattcttcatccaatctctttgttttcttcccTCTCAAAACTTTCATGG GACTGTGATCtgatcaaaattttgaagatacaCAAAGGAAGAATCTTTATTTGTTTTACAAATTCCTCTGTTCCTGAGATGGCCACGATGGGCGTAGAGCCTAGTGCCGCGGTTAGAGACTCTACTGCAAACGCTGCTACTGATGTTGATAGGTTACCTGAAGAGATGAATCACATGAAAATTCAAGATGATAAA GAAATGGAAGCTACAATAGTAAACGGCAATGTCACAGAGACTGGTCACATAATAGTAACAACCATAGGTGGAAGAAACGGCCAACCTAAGCAG ACAATCAGTTACATGGCAGAGCGTGTTGTTGGACACGGCTCCTTCGGCGTTGTCTTccaa gcTAAATGTTTAGAGACAGGAGAAACCGTAGCGATAAAGAAAGTGTTGCAAGACCGTAGGTACAAGAACCGTGAGCTACAAACAATGAGACTCCTCGACCATCCAAACGTTGTCTCTCTAAAACACTGCTTCTTCTCAACAACCGAGAAAGACGAGCTTTACCTCAACCTGGTCCTCGAATACGTTCCGGAGACAGTACACCGCGTTATTAAACACTACAACAAACTCAACCAACGCATGCCTATTGTCTACGTCAAACTCTACACCTATCAG ATTTTCAGGTCTTTATGTTACATTCACCGATGTATTGGCGTGTGTCATCGCGACATAAAGCCTCAGAACTTGTTGGTGAATCCACACACTCATCAAGTGAAGCTGTGTGATTTTGGAAGTGCTAAAGTATTG GTGAAAGGAGAGCCAAACATTTCGTATATTTGCTCTAGGTATTATAGAGCACCTGAGCTTATCTTTGGAGCTACTGAGTATACTACAGCCATTGATGTCTGGTCTGCTGGATGTGTTATGGCAGAGCTTCTTCTCGGTCAG CCATTGTTCCCTGGCGAGAGTGGCGTTGATCAACTTGTTGAGATTATAAAGGTTTTGGGAACACCAACAAGGGAAGAGATCAAATGCATGAACCCGAACTACACTGAGTTCAAGTTCCCTCAGATTAAAGCTCATCCATGGCATAAG ATTTTTCACAAGAGGATGCCTCCAGAAGCTGTTGATTTGGTCTCAAGGCTTCTTCAATACTCACCTAGTCTCCGTTGCGGTGCT CTTGATGCATTGATCCACCCGTTCTTTGACGAGCTTAGAGATCCGAATGCAAGGTTGCCTAATGGACGTTTCTTTCCACCACTTTTCAACTTCAAGCCTCATG AGCTTAAAGGTGTGCCTGTGGAGATGGTGGCTAAGTTAGTACCCGAACATGCTAGGAAGCAGTGTCCGTGGCTCGGTTTGTGA
- the LOC125609121 gene encoding uncharacterized protein LOC125609121, with translation MRKPHISTFETTFNPKPLSYLSRLFLFSSRSIKFQRHILMGGSMSHSLFSFFKTRRSQRVEVDASWDDVVYTRKAMASDEDKRYWVAEPGIDRKASAFIAKFHATRVSASQRQSLSP, from the coding sequence ATGCGCAAACCCCACATCTCCACATTCGAAACAACATTTAATCCAAAACCTCTCTCTTATCTTTCGCGTCTCTTCTTGTTCTCGTCTCGTTCCATAAAATTTCAAAGACACATACTAATGGGAGGAAGCATGTCACACAGTCTCTTCAGCTTCTTTAAAACACGAAGATCTCAAAGAGTGGAAGTAGACGCCTCTTGGGATGACGTCGTTTATACTCGCAAAGCAATGGCTAGTGATGAAGACAAACGTTACTGGGTGGCTGAACCAGGTATTGACCGCAAAGCGTCTGCCTTTATTGCCAAGTTTCATGCCACTCGTGTCTCTGCGTCCCAGCGCCAATCTCTCTCTCCGTAG